Genomic segment of Streptosporangium sp. NBC_01755:
CCTCCGGCGTCCGGTAGACCATCGCCCACTCGTGCATCCCGAAGCAGCCCAGGTAGGGCGGACGGCTCGCGGTGGCGGCCAGCAGCTCCCTGGTCCAGCCGATCGCGGCCGTGCGCTGCGGCAGCACCAGCCCAAGGTCCAGCACCGCACCCTGCTCGCAGTCACGGTAGTTCGCCCCGAAGGAACTCGCCCCAGCCAGGACCACATCGGCCCCCGGGTGCCACCGCAGCAGGCGTCCCGGCCGGAAGCTGTAGTAGGTGAACAGGAAGTCCTCGACCGGATGGGCGACCCGCTCCTGGCCGCGGCGCAGATGCGGTTCGAGCCAGGTTCCGACCCGATCCCGGTGCGCCGAGGCCCGGCGCCGCCACTCCTGCTCGCTCAGCACTTCCATCCCCGCATCGTAGGAAAACCCAGCCGGTGAGCGGTAAACGGGGACTCTTCCGGTATCGCCGCTCGCGACCGGTCCATCCCGCTGAGCGACCGCCCGGCGATACCGTCGAGGAGCCGGCGCAGGCCGCGTCCGCGATCGTCCCGGTCCCGCTGATCCCCCGCCGCCGGCCTCGGACGGGGACGGCCGGGTGGTAAAGAGTTCGAACCACGCCGGTAAGTCTTCACCGCCGGGCGCATGGAAGGCGCCGATTGACCGATGAAAGAATGACGGGAAGCGGCGCGGGGCGACCCTCTTCGCCAGGACCGTGGGGAAGGCAATACCCGGGGTGAATAAATGAAAGCCGGATCCGGTGCGATCGGGCCGGGCTTTCTGACCGCACATCGTCGGATATCCAGACTGGCCACGAAAGGCCGGCGGCCGATCATCGCCACCAGATCCGGACTGGGCCGATATTTCGTATTATTACACCCTAAATACCCTTATAGATCTTCCCGACCATCCGCACCCCCCGCCCGCGCCGGTGGTGACCACGTGGGAGCGGAAGGCCCTCGACAGGCGGCCGATCTGCCCGGAGGTCCGCGCCGGCGGATCCGGTCGTCAACGCCTCCGCGGAACCGGAGGGCTGCCACAACCGCTTTCCCCGGCATGACCTGCCGGTGCGCTCCGCGGTCGAATACCGGACCCTTTATCCGAGCACCGGGCCGGGGCGAGAATCACCGCGATCCGGCTCCGCGGCGGGAAAGTACATCACCGGATACGCTGACGTACCCCCGGTATTTACGGCACAATCAGGGAGCCTGCCGAGTGGCGTTGAGAACGACGTTAATCTCCAGTGAGGTTTCATGGTTGTAGTGGCGGTTGAGAGCGCGTCCGGTCGCGGGACCATCAACATCGAGATCGACGAATTCGAAGCGAATGATCATGCGTCGATCTACGACGGCGACACCCGGGGAGCGTTGGAAAAACCTCTGGTGATCGGTCGCCACCTGTTCAGCGAGGCGATCCAGATGGTGACGGACTGCGCTTACGAGGTGGGCGACCAGATCGGTGCCATGGCGAAGGAGGCTCGTCCCGACGAGTTCGAGATGCAGCTCGCCGTGAAGGTCGACGGCAAGGTCGGCGCGAAGATCGTGGAGTTGGCCTCCGGGGCGCAGCTTCTGGTCACGCTGCGCTGGAGGAAGCCGGCTCCATGACCGAGGTGCGGATTCTGCCCTACAGCCACGTCGTCGGACAGGCGGACCTGCGCCGATGCCTGGAGCTGGCCTTCGTCGCGCCGGGCATCGGCGGCGTGCTGGTCAGCGGCGAGCGCGGCACGGCCAAGTCGACCACGGTGCGGTCCTTCAGCCTCATGGCCTACGGCGGGCTTCCGGTCACGCTGCCCATCAACGCCACGGAAGACCGCGTGCTGGGCGGCTGGAGCATCGACGCGCTGATGACGGGCAGGACCGAGCGGCAGCCGGGTCTGCTGGAAGCCGCCGACAAGCAGGGTCTCCTCTACATCGACGAGGTGAACCTCCTCGACGACCATCTGGTCAACATCATCCTGGACGTCACCTCGACCAATGTGCTCGTGGTCCACCGGGAAGGGCTCGACCGGCCGACGATCGCCGTCAAGTTCACGCTGGTCGGCACCATGAACCCGGAGGAGGGGTGGCTGCGCCCGCAGCTTCTTGACCGGTTCGGCCTGCTGGTGCCGGTCAGCGCCGAGACGGCGGTCGAACAGCGGCACGAGATCCTCCGCACGGTCCTGCGGTTCGAGGAGGAGATCGCCAAGCCGGGCTCCCCGTGGCTGGAGAAGGGGGCCGAGCAGGACCGGGAGATACGGAGGCGGCTTGACCTGGCCAAGACGAGGGTGGGCAAGGTGGAGATGCCGGACGAGATCCTCGGCCTCTGCTCCCGGATCTCGGCGAAGTTCGAGGTGGCCGGGCACCGCGGCGAGAAGGTGATGGCACTGGCCGCCAGAGCGCGGGCGGCGCTGGAAGGACACCGGATCGTCACCTCCGGCGACGTCCGCGCGGTCGCCGAGTTCGCCCTGGCGCATCGCCTTCCCGAGGCGGTGTACGGCGAGTCGATCAAGTGGACCGCCAAGGAGCGAGACCAGCTGGACACGATCATCCTGGGGTAACGATGGCCATGCCGACCGCGTCGCGAGTGAGGTACGCCCTGGCGTGCGCCGCGCTCGACCCACGGCTCCGCGGGGTGCTCCTGTTCGACCTGGAGCCCGCCCTGCTGCTCGACATCGGGCACTGGCTCGGCTCGCTCCTCGGGAATCCCCACCCGTACGTGCTGGGAACGTCGGCCGTCGCGGACAACGCGTGGATCGGCCTGTCCTCCAGGCCCACGTTCGGCGTCTCTCCGGGACCCCTGGTCGACAGCCCCGGCGCCCCTCCCCTCACCGTCCTCGTCTCCGATCTCGCGAAGCTCTCGCTCACCGGGCAGCGGGCCGCGATCACCCTGCTGGACGCCGACGTGGCCCACCTGGAGCGCGAAGGGCTCAGCGTGACCTGGGCGCCACGGACCCGGTGGGTGGCCGGCTGCGCCCGCGCCGACGTCGGCCGGATCCCGCCGCATCTGCTCGACCGCTTCCCCCTGCGCGTCGACGCCTCCGGGCTCCCCGCGGATCTGGAACCCCCAGCGGAGAAGTGGCGCCACGCGCTGGCCGGAGGCCGGCTGGCGACTGTACCCGACGAGGTGTCCAGAGGGGTTCTCGGCCGTACCGCGAGGGGCACGGCCGGTGCGCGCCGGGACCTCGCCCTCGCCAGGATCGGCCGGGCGCTGGCAACCCTCGACAGCCGTACCTGGACCACGAACGCCGACGTCGAGCAGGCGGCGTCACTGCTGCGCCTCCCCCCACCACTCGATCGGGGTCACCGCGACGACTCCGGGGGCGGCGTCGCCCGCGGGCGGCACGATCCCGAAGAGGGCGGCGGAGCCGGAAGGCGCGGCGGGAAGGAGCCGTCCCCCTCGGCGCGAGCGGACGGGTTCAACGTCGCGGCCCCGGCTCCCGCCCAGCCGCTCGCTCCGGGCCCCGTCTCCCCCGCCGACCCCGGCGGCCCCTACCCCGAGGACGACACCGAGCCGGAACGAGACCCGGGGTCGCTTCGCTCGCAGACCACGCGGCACTCCTCGTCGCGGCCGAGCCACGGCAGGTCCATCGGGTCACGGCCGGGCGCCTTCGGCGACCTGGCGATCGTCGCCACCATCCTCGGCGCCGCTCCCCTGCAGGCCGGGCGGTGTGAGGATCACTACTCGCGCCCGCCGCACCCCCTGCACCTGATCCCGCCGGACCTGAGGGTCCATCGCCGTAGCGCCGACCCGGCCAGGCTCCTGGTCCTCGTCCTCGATCACACCTGCAGGGCGGGCTGGAACTGGCTCGACGCCCTGGCCCCCTACCTGCAGTGGGCCTATACCGGCAGGGCCGGCGTCTCCGTGATCGAGGTCGGCGCGGCGGGCGTCGCCAACGAGCTCCGCGCCCAGCGGTTCAGCGCGTCCAGCCTGCTCGACCCTCGGGTCGTACGAGCCCTGGAACGGCCCGTGGGCCGCTGCACCCCACTCGCGCACGGACTCGACCTGGCCGTCGAGACACTGCGCCACCGGCTCCACCTGGGGAGGGTGCCCGCCGACGACGTGCTGCTCGTCATCGTCACCGACGGGCGCGGCAACATCCCGTTGCGCGCGAGCGCGACGGGCGAGCTGCCCGACCGCGTCGGCAGCGAGGGAGTGGAGGACGCGCTGGCGATGGCACGAGAACTGAGCAGGATGAAACGGATCCACGCCGTCGTCCTCGATCCCGGCCCCAGACCGGGCGCGGCTCTGACCCGCGCGCTGGCCGAGGCCTGCGGCGCCCGGCTCCAGCAGGGTGGTGAGCCACGGTGAACGGCATGCCGAACGGGCTGCGCAGGGCACTACTCAGCGGCGGACGTCCCTTCAACCCGCGCGCCGCCGGCCCCCCGCGGGCACAGGCTCCCTCGAAGGGGGACCCCGGGGCGGCGGAGGCACGGGTTCCGCCGGTCGGCGGCGCCGGGGCGGGAGTCACCAAGATGGCCCCCCTCCCCCCGGCCCCCATCGATCCCACCGCCGGTCTGCCCCCCAGGACCGCCCGCCTGAACGTGTGGCGGGAGAGCGGCACCGGCAGGGAGAGCTACGGACTCGCCGGGGTCTGCTGCTGCGGCATCGCGCTCACCTACCAGAAGCAGCCGCAACAGGTGAAACCTTCCAGGCTGACCCTGGGAGACCTCATCCACGGCGGCGCCGGCGGGGAATCTCCGACCAAGACGTTCCTGCGCCTCATCAGCTGGTCCAAGGACGCCAGCGAGGGTCTCAAGGGCTTTCTCTCCGAGATCCGCCGGGCGCACGGCGACGACGTCCGTATGATCATCGAGGATGTCACGGGCTACGACCTCCCCTGGGAATTACTGCGGCACCGCGACAGGGGCCTGGCCGGTGAGTGGCTGGGCGCGCTGTTTCCGATCGCCCGCTCGGTGGGGACACCTCCCTCGGCGGTGACCAGATGCACCGGCGAGATCCTCGCTTATGTCGCTCCCGACATGGCGGGCGACCGTGCCCTGCTGGATCGATTCCCGATGCCCACCAGGGACGTCACCCTCAAGGGCCTGCTGAATCTGCTGGACGCGGAGGGCGGCCCCGTCTCGCTGGTCTACGTGGCCTGCCACGGAAGGTACGGGAAGACCGGCACACCCCACTCCGGGACAGAGATCAAACTCATCGAGGGCTCTCGCGGCTCGAAGCGCGGGATCAGCCTCCGCGAGATCCACGCGCACGACCTGCTCCGCCTGGAACAGACCGGCGGACTCGTCTTCCTCAACGCCTGCCACTCCGCCAGGGAAAAGGTCGACCCCGACCTCGACAACACCACGCTGCGCAGCTTCGCCAGGGTCTTCCTCGACGCGGGGGCCTCCGGGTTCATCGGGACCATGGGAGAGGTCGGCCGGGAGCACGGGTACGACCTGGCGAAGAGCCTGCTCGACGCGTTCACCGGGAACCCCGGCACGCCCGTGGTCGTGGCCCTGCGCGACTATCGGAGAAAAGTCGCGGCCCCGATCGTGGGCGTCCCCGGTGAGGACGACGAGGAGGCCGCCGCACAGCTGCTCCCGTTCTTCTACGCCTTCATGTACGCGTACTTCGGAAGCCCGGAGACCACCCTGGGGCCGGCGCCGCGCGAGGAGACCCGGTGAGTCCGCCCACCATCCAGCTGGAGCCCCTGGTCAGCTGGCCCCGGGCCATGACAGTGGGCCAGGAGTACCTGGTCACGGTGGATCTCAGGCTCGCGCGGCCCGGCGACGAGTGGCCGTACCGGGAAGAGGAGTTCGCCTTCAGCTGCATGCTCGACGGCGGGGAGCGAATCGCCGTCGAGTCGGTGGACGACATCTCGGTGATCCTCCACCGGTTCGGTGGCACGTACGGGCCTGCCCGGTTCGTCGTGACCGCGCGGGGAGACGCGGGGGATCACGAGCTCCGGCTCAGCCTCAGCACCCAGAGGGGTGCCACCGTCAGGACCGACACCCTGCCCGTGCGCATCACCGCGCTCGCGTCCGGAGCGGAGGATCGTCACGTCGATTTCCAGGCCGTACCCGGGAAGCCCTGGCCGGGGAACCGGTCGGGAAAGGAGGGGACCTGGGTCGCCGCGATCCATCGGGGAGACGATCCGGCGCCGGTGGGCGCCGGAGTGTTCGTCGGCGAGAACCGGGTGCTGACCTGCGCCCACGGCATCCCGCCCGGTCGCCGGACCGCGGACCGGTTGTGGGTGACCTTCCCCAGGGCGAACGGGCCGACGCGCCGGTACGGCGCCTCGGTGATCTCGGGGGCGGGAGCCTCGGGCGCCTCGGGTGACCTGGCGGTCCTGCTGCTCGCGGAGACCCCCTCGCCCCAGGTGGTCGCGGCGCCCGTACGGCTGGACGAAGTGGACGACCTGGTGGGGCGGCGGTGGTCGGCGGTGGGGCTGCCCGACGACGAGGGCCGGAGCGTGATCGTCAAGGGGGTCATGGACCTCGCGCCCGCCCATGGGAGCGTCACGCTGACCACCGACCCCGGCCATCGGCTGGATCCCGGCCTCAGCGGCGCCGCGGTGTGGTCGCCGGGCTACGGAGCCGTCATCGGAATGGTCACGAAGGTCGGCGGGCCGGGCAGCGGTGTGGCGATCACGATGCGAGAGGTGAACGCGCTGCTTCCCGGCCAGCTCCCCGAGGCGCGTGGCAGGAGAATCGGCGGCCAGGGCTGGAAGAGCCGCCTGACCCCGCAGGTACGCACCGGCGTCGTGCCGGAGGTACGCACCGGCGTCGTGCCGGAGGTACGCACCGGCGTCGTGCCGGAGGTACGCACCGGCGTCGTGCCGGACCACGACGACGGTGTCCCGCCGCGTCCTGACGCCGGACTGCTGGACAGCCTGCTGGGCGACCAGGCCGGGCAACCCGCTCCCGCCCGGCGGGAGCGGGCAGATGTGATCTTCGCCATCGAGATGTCCGGGAGGGACGAAGCCGTCCTGCGACGTCGGCGGCTGACGGCGGCCACGATCGAACAGCTGATGGCCAGATACCCCGGCGAGGTGAACGTGGCGGTCATCGGCTACACCTACCACGACTACAACCGCCGTGGCGACGGGCGCCGGCCCGTGGTCAGCGGCTCCTGGCTGGAGCCCGCGGAGGACGCTCTGGCCTCACTGGCGAGTCTGGAATCGACGTCGGTGAGCTTCCCGGGGGCGGCACCCCTGGAAGACGCCCTGCATCACATCGAGCGCCGCCTTTCCCCCGGCGACCCGGGCCACCCCGTCGTCCTGCTGGTACTGGCGAGGCAGCCGCCCCATCCGGTCAGGGCCAGCCGCGACGCGGCGCTCCCGTGCCCGAACCGCTACGACCACCGGGAGCTGACCGATCGGCTCGCCGATCGCGGGGTGCGCCTCATGACCGTCACCGACGACGCACCCGGCCGTACGTCCCCGCACCTGCGAAGGCTCGGTGTCGATCACTCCGTGGAACTGCGGCGGGCCGATCCTGCCGCCCTCGTGGACGCGATGGCCATACAGCACGTCGCACCCGCCAGGAGAGCGGCGCCCACCCGCAGGATCACGGCCGAGCACGGTGCGGTGCCCGAACCCGGCCGGCGCGTGCGCCGCGTTGGGCTGCTGGGCCCCGCGGGCAGCGGTAAGACGACCTTTCTCGGCGCGCTCAACATGGCGGTCATGCGCCACGACGCCGGCCTGTCGCTGCTGGGCGCCGACAGCGCGGCGACCGATCGGCTCGTCGCACTCACCGACACGCTGGTACGGGGACGCAGGTTCCCCCCGGCGAACATCACGCTGGATGGCACGGAGCTGACATTCCGGGGAAAGCGGCTGTCCCGGGGCTTCTTGGGAAGGCGCCGCGAGACCGACTTCACTCTCCATCTCAGCGTCATGACCACCTCCGGCGGGCAGCGCGAGGACATGGCGCGGTGGCTGGCCGGCTGCGATGACCTGGTCTATCTCTTCGACCCCCTCGGTGAGTCGGGGTGGGACGACGCCTCCGGCTTTTTCCTGGGCACGCTGCCACAGCTCGGCCCGCACCTCGACGCGGCCGGCCGCCTACCGCACCGTCTCGCGGTCTGCCTGACCAAGTTCGACGACTTCAAGGTGCTGGAGACGGCGAAGCGGCTGAGGCTGCTGGCCACCGACCCCGAGGATCCCCTCGGGTTTCCCCTGGTGACCGACGATGACGCGAAAGAGCTGTTCCAGCAGCTGTGCAGGATATCCGGGGCCACGGACATGGTGCCGAATGCCATCGCTCGTTTCTTCCATGAGGACCGGATCAGATACTTCGTGACCTCGTCGATCGGCTTCTACGTCAGCCCCAGGAACGAGTACTTCGACATGGACGACTATCAGAATCTCGTTCCGGCGGAGTCCGGACCCGCGGGCGGCCAGCCGGTCTCCGGCACCGGGTACAACACCGAGGCCCGGATACGCGGCGAAGTACATCCGATCAATGTGGTGAAGCCGTTCCTCTGGCTGGCACAGCCGTGAGAAGGACCGGTCTCCTTTCCAGGATCTAAGCGCGCTTGCGGTACGTGAACCCGAGGCGGCGCAGGAGTGAGGGGTCGGCGTCGGGCTCCTCCGGCTTGGGAACGCGCGTCCACGACGGGTCGGCAGGCTCCGGGGTGTCGTGCTCGGCCTGGAACTTCTCGAAGGTCTTTGCAGTGATACCCCCCTGGCTGAGAAGCGCGCGGAAGACGAGTTGGGTGAGCAGCCGGTGGGCGGGGGCGTCGCACAGCAGTGCGAGCGCGGCGAGCAGCGGCACCGACAACACCTCGGCGTGAGAGGTGAAAGCCTCCCGCAACTCGTCGGAGTCGAGGGATGCGCCGTAGTCGGCCACCAGCAGGACGAGGCACCTCTCGAACTGGCTGTCCACGTCGGTCCCGTCGAGCCGCCCGATCGCGGCCGTGAGCCGTGCGCGGCCTCGCAGCGCCGCGCCGATGGCGGCCCGCTGGCGAGGCTCGGACCAGCGGGCCGCGAGCTCCGAGCACACGAGCCGCACCACGGGCGCGTCGATCGGCTCCCGCTCCCCCGCGTCGACCAGTTCCCCGACGGACAGCGACGCGAGGACCGGCGCGGACCGGCGCGGGTCGAGGCGGCCGGCGAGCCTCAACGTGACGGTCGGATCAGCCGCCGGCATCCGGGACAGCGCGGTCAGCAGCCGTGCGGGGATCGGATCCACGTCCGCAAGGATCCGGTCGAGCCCGTCGACGGTGAGCTCGGGCCCGTAGGCCACGCTCAGTACCAGATCGTAGAGATGCTCCTGAACCGCCGGGACCAGGGCGGGACTCGGGACAAGGAGGCCGCGGTCGCTGACGATATTGCGCCGGCGGCGCACGCTGCCGTTCACGGCGGCCGAATCCCGCAGCGCGTCGAGCCGGGCCAGGTGACCGGGGATCAGGCCTGCCTGCCCGTACTCGATGCTGTCGGCGCAGGCGATCAACAGGTCGTCGATCGACGTGGGGGAGGGCTCCGCGCCGGACTCCGCGATCGGCAGGACGGCCGCCAGGGTCTCCGTGGAGAACGCTCTCTGCTCGGTCTCATGGGAGAACCGCGCGATCAGCCCGGCGAGCCCTCTCTCTTTCCTGCTCGTCAGCATGTCGTGATACCGGTGGGCGACGTCGTGGCTCTCGGGAATGCTCACCTCCTGCCTCCAGACGATGTTGAACGCCTTCTCCGACGGGTACTCGGCGAAGAACAGCCTGCTCCGGTGCTCGGCCGCGAGAGGTGCCCAGGTCGAGGCGATCAGCTTGGTCCTGAAGCCGTACGGGAGCAGCGCGGCCACCGTGTCCAGGAACCGGAGCCGGTCGAGCAGCGACGCTCCGCCGCCTTCGACGACGCAGACCCGCTGCCCGGTGAGCAGGAGGGCCGCCGCGCCCATGGCGGTCTGACCCACGGCCGCGGCGGTGGCCTCGACGTCCAGTGCCGGTGGGTCGACGACGAGCGGGGCACCGTCGGGCGGCAGTGCCTGACCCTCCAGCGCCCGATAAAGCCGCTCGTAGGAGACGGGGCCGAGGGCGGCCTGCGCGTAGGGCACGCAGAAGCAGCGGGTGACCGCTATTCCCCGGCCCAGCCCGTCGTACGCGCCGGACCACTCCTGGACGGCCAGGAAGATGTGCGCGGCCTCGCCGGCGCCCGCCCTGGCGATCGTCACCTGGGGGAGCTCCCTGGGGGTCGCCTTCGCGTATCGGTCGACGAGCTGGGAGAAGCCTGAGCGGCCGATCCGTCCCTGGCTGCAGGACAGGACGTCGTGCGTGTCCTTGCTTCCCGGAGGCACGCCCCACAGTGCCCACTCGGCTGTTATCAGCATGACCGGCCGCCCGCTCAGGAACCCGGGATGCGCGGGATGAGCATGAAGAACTCCACCAGCGCGATGATCGCGAGCACGATGATCGCGAAGTACAGGGTCAGGGTCGGGACGAGAGGTTTGCCCCTGTTGCCCCGGCGCCGGTGGCCGAACCACCTCTTCCGTGGGGGATCGGCGGCGGTCAGATGGCTCATGCCGGACTGGGATTCGAGCAGCCGCTTCTCCACCTGCTCGACGATCTCGCGCTCGAGCCCCGAGTCGCGCACGAGGTTGATGACGGACTTCTTCAGAGCCTCCCCCGCGCCCGTACCGAACCGGAACACCGCGGCGGCGACCAGCATCGCCGACCGTCCGCCCGGTGAGCGGAAGACCTCCTCGAACGCCTTGGGGTGTAGTTCCTGCCCGTAAGCCGCCCCCAGCAGATCGCAGAGCCGGTCGAACTGGGCTCGGTCCCCTGCCGGATGAAGCGCGCTGAGCGCGTCGGTGAGGTAGTGGTGCTCGCGCAGAGCCTCGGCGATCTCCGGGTCCTCGGCATTGCCACCGCCCCGCTTGACGAGTTCGTCACAGGTGATCTTCACCACCCGCATGTCGTAGGGCCGCCGCGCGGCCACCGCGACCAGTTCCCTGGTCTGCAGCGGCCTGAGCGTCTCCTCCAGCTCCTCCCGGCCCAGTTCGTACGCCGTTTTCATGGAGGCGACCGGATCGGGAGGGGGCCTGCGAACGATCGCCGTCGTCGCCGCCCTGGCCGGCTGAACCACACTCTGGGTGGTCCCGCCCAGCTGCGCGGGCGTGTCCGCCAAACCGTATCCGGCCATCCGGATCACCGCGTGCAGAAAAGCCTCCAGCTCCTCGGGCAGGCTGTCTTTCGGCAACAGCAGCTGCCGGTCCCTGATGATCTTCTGGTAGCGGGCCCGCTCGGCATCCGAGATCGTCAGCCCAAGGCTCGTGACGACGCCGTCCAGCCTGGCGAGAACGTCCCTGATCTCAGCCGTCCTCCCGCGTTCGAGGACATCGGCGCACTCGGTCAGCAGCCCTTCCACCGTCTCCTGGGCGGCGGGCACCTGAGCGGGCACTTGAGCGGGCGGCTGTGCGGGCGGCTGTGCGGGCGGGGGCATGAGTGCCGGTAGGGGCGAGGGGTTGAACCCCCGGAGCAGGTCCAGCACGCGGGATCTACCGTTCTTGCCGAACGTGAGCGGTTCGGTCCGCGCGGCGAGCCAGTCGACCAGCTTGGCGTCCGGAGCGTGGCGCCCCAGCAGGGTGAGGTAGCGGTACGCGTCTTCCTCGTGACGGGGGATCTCCGCCAGTTGTCCCCAGGCGACCGGGTACGTCCTGGCCGGGACGTGCTGAGTGAACGCGAGCCTGATCTTGTGGTCGGCGGTGCTGCTGGCCCAGGTGGACGCCGTCAGCCTCGCGCGCATACCGTACGGGAGCAGCGCGGCCACCGTGTCGAGGAATCGCAGGCGCTCGATCGTCGGAACGGCCTCGCCGTCCACGACGCAGACGTGCTGACCGGTCATGAGCAGCGCGGCCGTGGTCATGGCCGTCCCGTCGATCCTCGCCGCCACCGCGCCGGAGTCGAGCGTGGGAACGGGGACGACGAGCTGCCTGTCCGTGGTCAGCGAGCACATCCCGAGAACGTGGTAGAGATCTTCGTAGGACACGGGGTGGGGAGGCTGGGTGATGCGGGCGTACGGCACGCAGAAGTAGTGGGTGCGGGCGATCCTGCGATGCCGCCTGTCTTCCTCGTCCGACCACGTCTGGATGGCCAGGACCAGATGCGCGTCGTCACCGCTGCCCACCCACGCGGTCGTCACCTGGGGCAATTTCTCCGGGGTGCCGATCGTGTAGACCGTTCTGATCTCCTCGAAGTCGTCGCGGCTGAGCAACCCCTGGCTGCAGGCGAGGATCTTGTAGTCGTCACCGCTGCCGGGGAGCTTCCCCCCCACCGCCCATTCGAACGGCAGTTGCACCGTGCTCATCGGCCAGTCCTCCTGATCGGCTACGGCACGGAAATCCGCTGCCCGAGCCAGAGCATCGGCTCCATCACATTGATCGGACGCACTTCGCCGCGTATCCGAATCTCGGTGTTGTACCTGGTGTCGGAGACCGGTTGACCGTCCGCCGGCTTGGACACCGTCGGGACAAGGTTTTGATAATCATCCATGTCGAAAAGCTTGTTCCTGGGGCCGACGTAGAAACCAATCGACGAGGTGACAAAGTACCTAATTCGGTCTTCACGGAAAAATCGCCCAATAGCATTCAGTACCATATCCGCGTTTCCGCTGGCCGATACCCTGCACAGCTGCTGGAACAGCTCTTTCGCGTCCTCGTCGGCCACCCGGGGAAAACCGAAGGGATCCTCGGGGTCGGTCGTCAGCAGCCTCAGCCGCTTCGCCGTCTCCAGCACCTTGAAGTCGTCGAACTTGGTGATGCAGACCGCGAGATAGTGCGGCAGCCTGCCGTCGGTCACCTCGGACCCGGCGATCACCTGCTCGGCGAGCTGGGCCAGCACCCCGTAGAGATATTCGAACGCGTCGCCGTCCTCGTTCTCCCTGATGGGATCGAAGAGGAAGAGGATGCCCCTGCTGTGCACCAGGTTGCGGAGCAAGTCCTGCTGGGAGGCGCGACCGCCCCCTTCCTTGTCGCCGAAGGCCCCGCCGGGCGGGTCGAGCGGATTGATGCCGATCTTGAGGGCGCGGGCCATCCTCGACCTGCGGAACCAGCGTGCACGCCGACGCTCGGGCTGCCCGACCAGGAACCAGTTGTAGTTGTCCAGACCCTGTGTCGCCGGAGGGAACACCTTGTCCCGCGACAACGCCGTGGTCTTCTCCGTCAGAAAGCTGGTGGACTGGGCATCCGCGCCCACGATGCTCCAGTTGCCCTCCTGGCGGAGCAGGGCGATGTTGAGCGCGGCGAGAAGCGTGGTCTTACCACTGCCCGGAGCACCCCACATCGCGATGTTGGGCAGCGAACGCCCGGATCCGGCCTCGGGAGCCATACGCTGCCCGCTCCATATGTTCGTCATGGCACCTCGATCAGGGGGAAGGGGATCGATTGGTCTGGAGGCGCCGCCAGGCCGAGCTCGGCGCCGAACTCGCGGATGTCCAGGGCGTCCAGCCAGGTCAGCGCCGTCGCGCCCAGACGGGACCAGACGGGGTCGGCCTTCCCCACGTCCCGGTCGCAGATCGCTCCGAACGCCATGCCCGGATACTGTTCGAGCCGGTGCAGCAGCGCGCGCCAGTCGTGCCGGTGCGGGCAGGGCAGGATCCTCCCGTTCACCCTGGCCGGATGCGGCGACCGATCGCCGACCGTGAGCAGCACCGTCCGCTCGGCCTCTCCCGCGGCGATCCGGCCGGCCACCACGGCCAGCATGTCCTCCAGCTGCGCGCCGTGCGGGTGGCCTTCCGGCGCCGGATCGCGTTCCTCCAGGCGGGTCAGCGAGGTCAGGGCGTGCCCGGGAGAGACCAGCCAGTCCACGACCTCGACC
This window contains:
- a CDS encoding serine protease is translated as MSPPTIQLEPLVSWPRAMTVGQEYLVTVDLRLARPGDEWPYREEEFAFSCMLDGGERIAVESVDDISVILHRFGGTYGPARFVVTARGDAGDHELRLSLSTQRGATVRTDTLPVRITALASGAEDRHVDFQAVPGKPWPGNRSGKEGTWVAAIHRGDDPAPVGAGVFVGENRVLTCAHGIPPGRRTADRLWVTFPRANGPTRRYGASVISGAGASGASGDLAVLLLAETPSPQVVAAPVRLDEVDDLVGRRWSAVGLPDDEGRSVIVKGVMDLAPAHGSVTLTTDPGHRLDPGLSGAAVWSPGYGAVIGMVTKVGGPGSGVAITMREVNALLPGQLPEARGRRIGGQGWKSRLTPQVRTGVVPEVRTGVVPEVRTGVVPEVRTGVVPDHDDGVPPRPDAGLLDSLLGDQAGQPAPARRERADVIFAIEMSGRDEAVLRRRRLTAATIEQLMARYPGEVNVAVIGYTYHDYNRRGDGRRPVVSGSWLEPAEDALASLASLESTSVSFPGAAPLEDALHHIERRLSPGDPGHPVVLLVLARQPPHPVRASRDAALPCPNRYDHRELTDRLADRGVRLMTVTDDAPGRTSPHLRRLGVDHSVELRRADPAALVDAMAIQHVAPARRAAPTRRITAEHGAVPEPGRRVRRVGLLGPAGSGKTTFLGALNMAVMRHDAGLSLLGADSAATDRLVALTDTLVRGRRFPPANITLDGTELTFRGKRLSRGFLGRRRETDFTLHLSVMTTSGGQREDMARWLAGCDDLVYLFDPLGESGWDDASGFFLGTLPQLGPHLDAAGRLPHRLAVCLTKFDDFKVLETAKRLRLLATDPEDPLGFPLVTDDDAKELFQQLCRISGATDMVPNAIARFFHEDRIRYFVTSSIGFYVSPRNEYFDMDDYQNLVPAESGPAGGQPVSGTGYNTEARIRGEVHPINVVKPFLWLAQP
- a CDS encoding AAA family ATPase, translating into MTEVRILPYSHVVGQADLRRCLELAFVAPGIGGVLVSGERGTAKSTTVRSFSLMAYGGLPVTLPINATEDRVLGGWSIDALMTGRTERQPGLLEAADKQGLLYIDEVNLLDDHLVNIILDVTSTNVLVVHREGLDRPTIAVKFTLVGTMNPEEGWLRPQLLDRFGLLVPVSAETAVEQRHEILRTVLRFEEEIAKPGSPWLEKGAEQDREIRRRLDLAKTRVGKVEMPDEILGLCSRISAKFEVAGHRGEKVMALAARARAALEGHRIVTSGDVRAVAEFALAHRLPEAVYGESIKWTAKERDQLDTIILG
- a CDS encoding CU044_2847 family protein, whose product is MAVESASGRGTINIEIDEFEANDHASIYDGDTRGALEKPLVIGRHLFSEAIQMVTDCAYEVGDQIGAMAKEARPDEFEMQLAVKVDGKVGAKIVELASGAQLLVTLRWRKPAP
- a CDS encoding CHAT domain-containing protein; its protein translation is MPNGLRRALLSGGRPFNPRAAGPPRAQAPSKGDPGAAEARVPPVGGAGAGVTKMAPLPPAPIDPTAGLPPRTARLNVWRESGTGRESYGLAGVCCCGIALTYQKQPQQVKPSRLTLGDLIHGGAGGESPTKTFLRLISWSKDASEGLKGFLSEIRRAHGDDVRMIIEDVTGYDLPWELLRHRDRGLAGEWLGALFPIARSVGTPPSAVTRCTGEILAYVAPDMAGDRALLDRFPMPTRDVTLKGLLNLLDAEGGPVSLVYVACHGRYGKTGTPHSGTEIKLIEGSRGSKRGISLREIHAHDLLRLEQTGGLVFLNACHSAREKVDPDLDNTTLRSFARVFLDAGASGFIGTMGEVGREHGYDLAKSLLDAFTGNPGTPVVVALRDYRRKVAAPIVGVPGEDDEEAAAQLLPFFYAFMYAYFGSPETTLGPAPREETR